The Candidatus Bathyarchaeia archaeon genome contains a region encoding:
- the lysS gene encoding lysine--tRNA ligase: MSRALKPKPDEKIIGHGTWYDKMALKIIERERKLGRSLSIIRVESGVGASGIPHIGSLSEVTRNYAISLAIREQGYKSEFIVFSDNKDGLRSVPAGLPKSLEEHLGKPVTDIPDPFGCHGSYGDHMVYLLLDTLDRLSIEYKFMSAIEAYKQGLLNNETRDILLNAARVGEIVHEETGQEKYLEALPYFPVCASCGRIYTTKAYKFLPDESKVLYVCEGMEVKGKWLKGCGYEGEADYTKGEGKLSWKAGEFAARWRALDIRFEAYGKDLTDSVKVNDRISREILGYEPPLHARYELFLDKSGRKISKSTGNVLTPQLWLKYGSPQSLLLLTLKRFVGTRNISISDVPRYMNEFDYLEDIYFGRIKTSDKREETKLKGLYEYCWLLKVPDKASIHVPYNVLTYLAKIAPKGSELDFIADKLRDYGYIKGKSDVDDELKRRIEYALNWVKDFEEITETAISLSQNEKDAIKQLIQRIQAEKEAEKIQSAIFEVARKNDIEPKSFFKTLYMILLGAPSGPRLGPYIVAMGRENVIKALERILESA; encoded by the coding sequence ATGAGCCGCGCGCTGAAGCCGAAGCCAGATGAGAAGATTATTGGACACGGAACATGGTATGATAAAATGGCGCTTAAAATAATAGAGAGGGAACGCAAGCTCGGTAGAAGTTTAAGCATCATTAGGGTTGAGAGCGGTGTCGGGGCGTCAGGTATACCACATATAGGTAGCCTATCCGAGGTTACGAGAAACTACGCGATTTCACTAGCGATCAGGGAGCAGGGGTATAAATCCGAGTTTATAGTTTTCTCCGACAATAAGGATGGTTTGAGAAGCGTTCCAGCCGGACTGCCAAAGTCTTTAGAGGAACATTTAGGTAAACCTGTAACGGATATTCCGGATCCTTTCGGATGCCATGGCAGCTATGGAGACCACATGGTTTACCTGCTGCTCGACACCTTGGATAGGCTTAGCATAGAATATAAATTCATGTCCGCGATCGAAGCTTACAAGCAAGGTTTACTAAACAATGAGACTCGAGATATTTTACTGAACGCGGCACGCGTAGGCGAGATCGTGCATGAAGAGACTGGACAAGAAAAATATCTTGAAGCGCTCCCATACTTCCCTGTTTGCGCTTCCTGCGGGAGAATATACACCACTAAAGCTTACAAGTTTTTACCGGATGAGAGTAAGGTGCTTTACGTATGTGAAGGGATGGAGGTTAAGGGCAAGTGGCTTAAAGGATGCGGATATGAGGGCGAGGCAGACTACACTAAAGGAGAAGGCAAGCTCAGTTGGAAAGCTGGCGAGTTTGCAGCTAGATGGCGCGCGCTGGATATAAGGTTTGAGGCTTATGGGAAAGACTTAACGGATTCAGTTAAAGTAAACGATAGAATATCACGCGAAATACTGGGATATGAGCCTCCGCTTCATGCACGCTACGAATTGTTCTTAGATAAGAGCGGGAGAAAAATCTCCAAGTCGACTGGAAATGTTCTTACGCCTCAGCTCTGGCTTAAATATGGTTCCCCCCAATCCCTGCTTTTATTAACGCTGAAGCGGTTCGTTGGGACAAGGAATATTTCCATCTCCGATGTGCCACGCTACATGAATGAGTTCGACTATTTAGAGGACATATATTTCGGCAGGATCAAGACAAGTGATAAAAGGGAGGAGACTAAGCTTAAAGGCTTATATGAATATTGTTGGCTCCTTAAGGTTCCAGATAAAGCAAGTATACATGTGCCGTACAACGTGCTCACCTACCTCGCAAAGATCGCGCCTAAGGGTTCGGAGCTCGATTTCATAGCCGATAAGCTGCGAGACTACGGCTATATAAAAGGTAAAAGCGATGTGGACGATGAGTTAAAACGGCGTATTGAGTATGCCCTTAACTGGGTTAAAGACTTTGAGGAGATAACCGAGACAGCAATCAGCCTATCTCAAAATGAGAAGGACGCGATAAAACAATTGATTCAAAGAATTCAGGCGGAAAAAGAAGCTGAAAAGATTCAAAGCGCAATATTTGAGGTTGCTAGAAAGAACGATATAGAGCCGAAAAGCTTCTTTAAGACGCTTTACATGATACTTTTAGGCGCCCCATCAGGCCCAAGGTTAGGGCCATATATAGTTGCTATGGGAAGGGAAAATGTTATAAAAGCATTAGAGAGGATCTTAGAGAGCGCTTAA
- a CDS encoding 30S ribosomal protein S5, translated as MGEAVSRTKESEWVPRTKLGRMVLEGKISSLEEIFANGLKINEPEIVNMLVPNLEEEIINISLVQKQTDAGEKSRFKAIVAVGNRDGCLGIGSGKATQVRTAIEKAAREARLNITIVRRGCGSWECGCGQLHSLPFEVTGKCGAVKVKILPGPRGLGLVAGEVAKVILRLAGVKDCWMRSYGSTGTIPSFAYAMFDALKKTYEVVTPLDWAR; from the coding sequence TTGGGCGAGGCTGTCAGCAGAACTAAGGAATCTGAATGGGTTCCGCGCACTAAGCTTGGTAGAATGGTGCTTGAGGGTAAAATATCTTCTCTAGAGGAGATATTTGCCAACGGACTTAAGATAAACGAGCCAGAAATAGTAAATATGCTTGTTCCAAACCTCGAGGAGGAGATTATAAATATAAGTCTCGTTCAAAAGCAAACAGATGCTGGTGAAAAGTCTAGGTTTAAGGCTATTGTAGCCGTTGGGAATAGGGATGGATGTTTGGGCATCGGTTCTGGGAAGGCGACTCAAGTACGCACAGCCATAGAGAAGGCTGCGAGAGAAGCCCGCCTAAACATTACAATTGTACGTAGAGGTTGCGGAAGCTGGGAGTGCGGATGCGGTCAACTCCATTCATTGCCATTTGAGGTTACTGGAAAATGTGGCGCGGTGAAAGTTAAGATCTTGCCCGGACCTAGAGGTTTAGGTTTAGTTGCCGGCGAGGTTGCTAAAGTCATCCTCAGGCTTGCTGGCGTTAAAGATTGTTGGATGAGAAGCTATGGTTCAACTGGGACGATACCTTCATTCGCGTACGCGATGTTTGATGCCTTAAAGAAAACATATGAAGTTGTTACGCCACTAGACTGGGCGAGGTAA
- a CDS encoding 50S ribosomal protein L30 — MEKRGKCLAVVRVRGTVNVRKDIEDTLKMLNLTRNCHATLIDDRPSYLGMLQKVQNQVTWGEVSKEVIAMLLKKRGRLIGNRKITDDYAQKLGFQSLDDLADAIYGLRVEFNKIPGIKPVFRLKPPSGGYEGSVKKSWVSGGVTGYRGEAINDLLKKMI; from the coding sequence ATGGAGAAGAGAGGCAAGTGTTTAGCGGTTGTTAGGGTTAGGGGCACTGTTAATGTCAGGAAAGATATTGAAGATACTTTAAAGATGCTTAACTTAACCCGCAACTGCCATGCAACCCTAATAGATGATCGCCCCTCATATTTAGGTATGCTTCAGAAGGTTCAGAATCAAGTGACTTGGGGGGAAGTTTCAAAAGAGGTTATCGCGATGCTTCTTAAAAAGAGAGGGAGACTTATTGGAAACAGAAAGATAACAGATGATTATGCTCAGAAACTTGGCTTTCAGTCCCTTGACGATTTGGCTGACGCAATATACGGTCTACGAGTTGAGTTTAATAAGATTCCTGGAATTAAGCCTGTTTTTCGCCTTAAGCCTCCGAGTGGAGGTTATGAGGGAAGCGTAAAAAAGAGCTGGGTGAGTGGCGGCGTGACGGGATATAGGGGTGAGGCGATAAACGATTTATTGAAGAAAATGATTTAG
- a CDS encoding uL15 family ribosomal protein: protein MPHSLRKIRKKRGSRTCGYGRVGQHRKSGSKGERRVGRHKHLWSWVLRYEPDYFGYKGFTSPKQKKIKDLRCINLKDLEEIALKMASNVKKGEKIIVDLEEMGYVKLLGEGKITIPVTVKVPLCSEIALRKIKDAGGEVLITGKTGGVEAA, encoded by the coding sequence ATGCCGCATAGCCTTAGAAAGATCCGTAAGAAGCGTGGATCTAGAACATGTGGATATGGAAGGGTTGGGCAGCATAGGAAAAGTGGGTCTAAGGGTGAAAGGAGGGTTGGCAGACATAAGCATCTGTGGTCTTGGGTTCTTAGATATGAACCAGATTACTTCGGCTACAAGGGCTTCACTTCCCCAAAACAAAAGAAGATAAAGGATCTTCGGTGCATAAATCTAAAAGATCTTGAGGAGATAGCGCTGAAAATGGCTTCAAATGTTAAAAAAGGCGAGAAAATAATCGTAGATCTTGAGGAGATGGGTTATGTTAAGCTTCTCGGCGAAGGGAAGATAACTATACCGGTCACAGTTAAAGTTCCGTTGTGTAGTGAAATCGCCTTAAGAAAAATTAAGGATGCTGGTGGAGAAGTGCTAATAACCGGGAAAACTGGAGGGGTTGAAGCCGCCTAG
- the secY gene encoding preprotein translocase subunit SecY — translation MAGRFLRAFQPLIKFIPEIKAPERRVSFTEKLVWTALALLIYFIMSEIPLYGLSKTEDIMFYRVIFASTRGTLMELGIGPIVTAGLILQLLAASGFIGVDFSNYEDRALFSGANKVLAVIMTVVQASAYLLGGFFGNLGALQAVIIFMQLIVAGIIVMLLDEMIQKGWGIGSGISLFILAGVAQRIMLDCFSIWPSLSEPGKARGIISAMIQTLAAGESLNSLLIRSADDPSILGLILTVSIFLFCIYAQGVRVEIPIAHSRFRGFRGRYPISLLYVSNLPVIFASALFGNIYIIGQILWNNYHNNPTLYPWIKLIGDFQYTEGGYLHPVGGMAYYVTSPRGFYDVLNDPLRYTVYAVLLVAFCVLFSWVWLQVGGLDPRTVAKQLVDAGMQVPGFRRSEKPIEVILKRYIPVVTLLGGFIVGLMAAIADLFGAFGTGTGILLSVGIIYQYYQQIVGERIEEIYPGIRKFLGR, via the coding sequence GTGGCTGGCAGATTTCTAAGAGCTTTTCAGCCGCTAATAAAATTTATTCCGGAAATCAAAGCCCCTGAGCGAAGAGTTAGTTTTACTGAGAAGCTGGTCTGGACGGCCCTCGCCCTACTTATCTACTTTATTATGAGCGAGATACCGCTTTACGGTTTAAGTAAAACTGAGGACATAATGTTCTATAGGGTGATATTTGCCTCAACTAGGGGCACATTAATGGAGCTGGGTATAGGGCCAATAGTCACCGCGGGCCTAATACTGCAGTTGCTTGCAGCCTCAGGCTTTATAGGTGTAGATTTCTCAAACTATGAGGATAGAGCGCTATTCTCAGGCGCAAACAAAGTTTTAGCGGTAATAATGACCGTAGTTCAAGCATCAGCTTATCTGCTGGGCGGCTTCTTCGGAAACCTAGGAGCTCTGCAGGCGGTGATAATTTTCATGCAGCTGATAGTTGCAGGAATAATTGTCATGCTTCTAGACGAAATGATTCAGAAGGGTTGGGGAATAGGCAGCGGTATAAGCCTCTTCATATTGGCTGGTGTCGCTCAGCGCATAATGTTAGATTGCTTTTCAATATGGCCTTCTCTAAGTGAACCGGGAAAAGCTAGAGGAATAATCTCAGCTATGATTCAAACACTTGCCGCGGGAGAATCTCTGAATAGTCTCTTAATTAGGTCGGCCGATGATCCAAGTATTCTTGGCTTAATACTGACAGTAAGCATATTTCTATTCTGCATTTACGCTCAGGGTGTTAGGGTTGAAATACCTATCGCCCACTCCCGATTTAGAGGATTTAGAGGCAGATACCCAATAAGCCTCCTCTATGTCTCTAACCTGCCAGTTATATTCGCTTCAGCGTTGTTCGGAAACATCTATATTATAGGTCAGATCCTGTGGAACAATTACCATAATAATCCAACCCTATATCCATGGATAAAATTAATCGGCGATTTCCAATATACGGAGGGAGGGTATCTTCACCCTGTAGGCGGGATGGCGTATTACGTTACATCCCCAAGGGGCTTCTATGATGTTTTAAATGATCCACTCAGATACACTGTTTACGCAGTGCTGCTAGTAGCTTTCTGCGTCCTCTTCTCATGGGTTTGGCTCCAGGTTGGCGGGCTAGATCCGAGAACCGTCGCCAAGCAGCTTGTTGACGCCGGTATGCAGGTTCCAGGCTTCAGGAGATCTGAGAAACCTATAGAAGTGATTTTAAAGAGATATATTCCGGTGGTAACTCTACTTGGAGGATTTATTGTAGGTTTAATGGCGGCTATAGCCGATCTATTTGGAGCTTTTGGTACTGGAACAGGGATACTGCTTTCAGTAGGAATAATCTATCAGTATTATCAGCAGATAGTAGGCGAACGCATTGAGGAAATTTATCCGGGGATAAGAAAGTTCCTCGGAAGGTGA
- a CDS encoding EMC3/TMCO1 family protein, with protein MQLDLLSPPISTFFIMFIAFISSLVTALINRKFIDRKMLAEWQKEISAWNAERELARKISDKKLMAKVKKQEVRIMQIKARISMQQTKVWLITFIPFLIMWWLLIFFYGNRPVAFMPLLGEKVEIPFFFWYIICQFFFNFLISRILNVEMGFGTRT; from the coding sequence ATGCAGCTAGATCTTTTAAGTCCTCCAATCTCAACTTTCTTCATAATGTTTATAGCGTTCATCTCCTCCCTGGTGACCGCGCTAATCAACAGAAAGTTCATTGATAGAAAGATGCTTGCGGAATGGCAGAAAGAAATCTCCGCGTGGAACGCTGAGAGGGAGCTCGCTAGAAAAATAAGTGACAAGAAGCTTATGGCTAAGGTTAAGAAGCAGGAAGTTCGGATAATGCAGATCAAGGCAAGGATCTCCATGCAGCAAACAAAAGTCTGGCTTATCACTTTTATTCCATTCTTGATCATGTGGTGGTTACTGATATTTTTCTACGGGAATAGGCCGGTCGCCTTTATGCCTCTACTTGGCGAGAAAGTGGAGATACCGTTCTTCTTCTGGTATATTATATGCCAATTCTTCTTCAACTTTCTAATATCAAGGATACTTAACGTTGAGATGGGCTTTGGAACGAGGACATAG